Proteins encoded by one window of Rhizobium sp. NLR16a:
- the uca gene encoding urea carboxylase, with the protein MFKKVLIANRGEIAIRVIKTLRRMGIASVAVYSDADRFAKPALMADEAVRLGPAPAGESYLNVDAVIAACKATGAEAVHPGYGFLSENIGFAERLAAEGIAFIGPRPEHLSAFGLKHTARELARTSGVPLLPGTGLLSSADEALAAAETIGYPVMLKSTAGGGGIGMQLCADAESLKASFESVQRTARASFGDARVYIERFVAEARHVEVQIFGNGQGKVIALGERDCSLQRRNQKVVEETPAPGLSAATRARLHKAAIDLGAAVSYESAGTVEFIYDPLREEFYFLEVNTRLQVEHPVTEAVFGIDLVEWMIRQAAGEDVLSSAEALQPKGAAIEVRIYAEMPHADFRPSAGLLTEVAFPRDARIDGWIETGTEVTPFYDPMLAKVIVSAEDRPAAIEKLKAALAETSISGIETNLDYLRAIASSGLLASGKVATTALRDFSFVADVIEVIAPGAQSSIQELPGRLGLWHVGVPPSGPMDERSFRHANRLVGNGDMVAALELTVSGPMLKFHTDTTVALAGAGMAMSVDGVKLPHGEAVTIRAGQILVVGSIDGPGQRAYLAVAGGFAAPVVLGSRATFGLGQFGGNATGTLKTGHVLHLARQATADAAKPATEPAELTREWDVGVVYGPHGAPDFFQHGDIETLFSTNYEVHFNSARTGVRLIGPAPKWARSDGGEAGLHPSNLHDNAYAIGAIDFTGDMPIILGPDGPSLGGFVCPAVIARDEQWKMGQFKPGDRIRFHPVTRSDDPIAGPVVHRAKEEMGSPVIGKSDDGPVSVVYRRQGDDNLLVEYGPMTLDIALRLRVHLLMQAVSQARLPGIVDLTPGIRSLQIHYDGTTLTRKRLLGLLAEIEASLPAAQDVTVPSRIVHLPLSWNDPDAELAMRKYQELVRPNAPWCPDNIEFIRRINGLTDEQAVRDIVFDASYLVLGLGDVYLGAPVATPVDPRHRLVTTKYNPARTWTPENAVGIGGAYMCIYGMEGPGGYQLFGRTIQVWNTWRQTPVFARGKPWLLDFFDQIRFFPASHQELAEARSAFPHGGYPVKIEETEFSYAAYEQELQANAASIATFKMRQQAAFDAERQRWKAAGLDSFVTDEGAGESPDGDIPQGCFGVASAVPGNIWKLLVEPGAPVATGDTLAIIESMKMEINVTAHAPGRVRDLRAGPGRNVKAGDIIVVLEEC; encoded by the coding sequence ATGTTCAAGAAAGTCCTGATCGCCAACCGGGGCGAAATCGCCATCCGGGTCATCAAGACGCTGCGACGGATGGGTATTGCCTCTGTCGCCGTCTATTCCGATGCCGACCGCTTCGCCAAGCCTGCGTTGATGGCGGATGAAGCGGTGCGCCTCGGGCCGGCGCCCGCCGGCGAAAGCTACCTCAATGTCGATGCCGTCATTGCCGCCTGCAAGGCGACGGGGGCCGAGGCCGTTCATCCCGGCTACGGCTTCCTGTCGGAAAATATCGGTTTTGCGGAGCGCCTCGCCGCCGAAGGCATCGCCTTCATCGGGCCACGGCCCGAGCACCTCTCTGCCTTCGGGCTGAAGCATACGGCGCGGGAACTCGCGAGGACGAGCGGCGTGCCGCTGCTGCCTGGCACCGGCCTGCTGTCGAGCGCCGATGAAGCGCTCGCTGCGGCAGAAACGATCGGCTATCCCGTCATGCTGAAAAGCACGGCCGGCGGCGGCGGCATCGGCATGCAGCTCTGCGCCGATGCCGAAAGCCTGAAGGCATCCTTCGAAAGCGTGCAGCGCACCGCACGGGCAAGCTTCGGCGATGCGCGCGTCTATATCGAGCGTTTCGTGGCAGAGGCACGGCACGTCGAAGTGCAGATCTTCGGCAACGGCCAAGGCAAGGTCATCGCGCTCGGCGAGCGCGACTGCTCGCTGCAGCGGCGAAACCAGAAGGTGGTCGAGGAAACCCCGGCCCCCGGACTTTCTGCCGCGACCCGCGCCCGCCTGCACAAGGCGGCCATCGACCTTGGTGCTGCCGTCTCCTATGAGTCCGCCGGCACCGTGGAATTCATCTACGATCCCCTGCGCGAGGAATTCTACTTCCTTGAGGTCAATACCCGCCTGCAGGTCGAACATCCCGTCACCGAAGCCGTCTTCGGGATCGATCTGGTCGAATGGATGATCCGTCAGGCGGCGGGCGAGGACGTGCTCTCGAGCGCCGAGGCCCTGCAGCCGAAGGGAGCGGCGATTGAAGTGCGCATCTATGCAGAAATGCCGCATGCCGATTTCCGCCCGAGCGCCGGCCTCCTGACGGAAGTGGCGTTCCCCAGGGACGCACGCATCGACGGCTGGATCGAGACCGGCACGGAGGTCACACCCTTCTACGATCCGATGCTCGCCAAAGTGATTGTGTCAGCCGAGGATCGCCCGGCTGCGATCGAAAAGCTGAAGGCGGCACTTGCGGAAACATCGATATCGGGCATCGAAACCAATCTCGACTATCTCAGGGCCATCGCCAGCTCCGGGCTTCTGGCGAGCGGCAAGGTGGCGACGACGGCGCTACGTGATTTTTCCTTCGTAGCCGATGTCATCGAGGTGATCGCGCCGGGCGCGCAATCGAGCATCCAGGAACTGCCGGGCCGGCTTGGTCTCTGGCATGTCGGCGTGCCGCCGAGCGGGCCGATGGACGAACGTTCCTTCCGCCATGCCAACCGCCTCGTCGGCAATGGCGACATGGTTGCGGCGCTGGAGCTGACGGTCTCCGGTCCGATGCTGAAATTCCATACCGATACGACAGTTGCCCTTGCCGGCGCCGGGATGGCGATGAGCGTCGACGGCGTGAAATTGCCGCATGGCGAGGCCGTCACCATCCGCGCCGGCCAGATCCTCGTCGTCGGCAGCATCGATGGACCGGGGCAGCGGGCTTACCTCGCCGTGGCGGGCGGTTTTGCCGCTCCGGTCGTGCTCGGCTCACGCGCCACCTTCGGGCTCGGGCAGTTCGGCGGCAACGCCACCGGGACGTTGAAGACCGGCCATGTGCTGCATCTTGCCCGTCAGGCGACCGCCGATGCCGCAAAGCCGGCAACCGAGCCTGCGGAACTGACGCGCGAGTGGGATGTCGGCGTTGTCTATGGTCCACATGGCGCGCCTGATTTCTTCCAGCACGGCGATATCGAGACGCTGTTCTCGACAAATTACGAGGTGCATTTCAACAGCGCCCGCACCGGCGTTCGTCTCATCGGCCCGGCACCGAAATGGGCGCGCAGCGATGGCGGCGAGGCTGGTCTCCATCCCTCGAACCTGCATGACAATGCCTATGCAATCGGCGCGATCGATTTCACCGGCGACATGCCGATCATTCTCGGGCCTGACGGCCCGAGCCTCGGCGGCTTCGTCTGCCCGGCGGTCATTGCGCGCGACGAACAGTGGAAAATGGGCCAGTTCAAGCCGGGCGATCGCATCCGCTTTCATCCCGTCACGCGATCGGATGATCCGATTGCCGGCCCGGTCGTGCATCGGGCGAAGGAAGAAATGGGCTCACCTGTGATCGGCAAGAGTGACGACGGGCCTGTCTCCGTCGTCTATCGCCGCCAGGGCGATGACAATCTGCTGGTTGAGTACGGACCGATGACGCTCGATATCGCTCTGCGGCTGAGAGTGCACCTGCTGATGCAGGCCGTCTCGCAGGCCCGTCTGCCCGGCATCGTCGATCTCACACCCGGCATCCGTTCGCTACAGATCCATTATGACGGCACGACGCTGACCCGCAAACGCCTGCTTGGCCTGCTGGCCGAAATCGAAGCAAGTCTGCCGGCGGCCCAGGACGTCACCGTGCCGAGTCGCATCGTGCATCTGCCGCTTTCCTGGAACGATCCGGATGCGGAACTTGCCATGCGCAAATATCAGGAACTCGTGCGGCCGAATGCGCCCTGGTGCCCTGACAACATCGAGTTCATCCGCCGCATCAACGGGCTGACCGACGAACAGGCCGTGCGCGACATCGTCTTCGACGCCAGCTATCTTGTGCTCGGTCTCGGCGACGTCTATCTCGGCGCGCCGGTGGCGACCCCCGTCGATCCGCGCCACCGGCTGGTGACGACGAAGTACAATCCGGCCCGTACATGGACGCCGGAAAATGCCGTCGGCATCGGCGGGGCCTATATGTGCATCTACGGCATGGAAGGTCCTGGCGGCTATCAGCTGTTCGGTCGCACAATCCAGGTGTGGAACACCTGGCGGCAGACGCCGGTCTTTGCCAGGGGCAAGCCGTGGCTGCTCGATTTCTTCGATCAGATCCGCTTCTTTCCGGCCAGCCATCAGGAATTGGCGGAGGCCCGCAGCGCCTTTCCGCATGGCGGTTATCCCGTCAAGATCGAGGAGACGGAATTTTCCTACGCCGCCTATGAGCAGGAATTGCAGGCAAATGCCGCCTCGATTGCGACCTTCAAGATGCGCCAGCAGGCCGCCTTCGACGCCGAACGCCAGCGCTGGAAGGCGGCGGGTCTCGACAGCTTCGTTACCGACGAAGGCGCCGGCGAAAGCCCGGATGGGGACATTCCCCAAGGCTGCTTCGGTGTCGCCAGCGCCGTGCCCGGCAATATCTGGAAACTGCTGGTCGAGCCGGGCGCACCGGTCGCGACCGGCGACACGCTTGCCATCATCGAATCCATGAAAATGGAAATCAACGTCACCGCACATGCGCCAGGCCGTGTCCGCGACCTGCGCGCCGGGCCCGGACGAAACGTCAAAGCGGGCGATATCATTGTTGTTCTGGAGGAGTGCTGA
- a CDS encoding urea amidolyase associated protein UAAP2, translated as MSDFIQTSPARTLQNVAQDHFIPAEAPWSGLVRKGQTIRIEDSLGQQAIDTLFYRADDFSERYSNQDTMRMQGAAYIGIGTKIMSNEGNVMLTMTADSCGRHDTSAGACSCESNTVRFGHGTKYLHACRDNFVLEVSKHGMGKRDIVPNINFFMNVPIKPNGEMTIVDGISAPGDYVELVAEMDVLCVISNCPQINNPCNGFDPTPIRVLIWDGED; from the coding sequence ATGTCCGATTTCATTCAGACCTCCCCTGCCCGCACCCTGCAGAATGTCGCGCAGGATCATTTCATTCCGGCCGAAGCTCCGTGGTCCGGCCTTGTGCGCAAGGGCCAGACGATCCGCATCGAAGACAGTCTTGGCCAGCAGGCGATCGACACGCTCTTCTACCGTGCCGATGATTTCTCCGAGCGCTATTCCAATCAGGATACGATGCGCATGCAGGGTGCTGCCTATATCGGCATCGGCACCAAGATCATGTCGAACGAAGGCAATGTCATGCTGACGATGACGGCCGACAGCTGCGGCCGCCATGACACCTCCGCCGGCGCCTGCTCCTGCGAGAGCAATACGGTGCGCTTCGGTCATGGCACGAAATACCTGCATGCCTGCCGCGACAACTTTGTGCTCGAAGTTTCGAAACACGGCATGGGCAAACGCGACATCGTGCCGAACATCAATTTCTTCATGAACGTGCCGATCAAGCCGAATGGCGAGATGACGATCGTCGACGGCATTTCCGCACCCGGCGACTATGTCGAACTCGTCGCGGAGATGGACGTGCTCTGCGTCATCTCCAACTGCCCGCAGATCAACAATCCCTGCAATGGCTTCGATCCGACGCCGATCCGGGTGCTGATCTGGGACGGCGAGGACTGA
- a CDS encoding urea amidolyase associated protein UAAP1, whose product MMHVRRAPEEIASNRARYEEHQKKGLEFAPKVLPGPSPLPAPAIDAAAVIHQETIPGGWYWSTKLLRGEAIRIDQAEGNSTVALIAWNAGDTSERINLVDTAKVQWTTALGKGRVIFSDMGRVMFSMIEDSSGAHDCLMGGSTATSNAAKYPSEKTRNTRDNLILVAVKLGLDRRDIPGILNLFAPVRLAESGGFGWQGKRSNSGDYVELRAEMDMLVGFSTCPHPLDPDPTYQPKPVVITRYKAAIPAADDLCRTATAEAARGFENNTLMQA is encoded by the coding sequence ATGATGCATGTGAGACGCGCCCCCGAAGAAATCGCCTCCAATCGCGCGCGTTACGAGGAGCACCAGAAGAAGGGGCTGGAATTTGCGCCCAAGGTCCTGCCCGGCCCCAGCCCGCTGCCGGCGCCGGCCATCGATGCCGCCGCCGTCATCCACCAGGAGACCATTCCCGGCGGCTGGTACTGGTCGACGAAGCTCTTGCGCGGCGAGGCGATCCGCATCGATCAGGCAGAGGGAAATTCCACGGTGGCGCTCATTGCCTGGAATGCCGGCGATACGAGCGAGCGGATCAATCTCGTCGATACCGCCAAGGTCCAGTGGACGACGGCACTCGGCAAGGGGCGGGTGATTTTTTCCGATATGGGCCGCGTCATGTTCTCGATGATCGAGGATAGTTCCGGCGCCCATGACTGTCTGATGGGCGGCTCGACGGCCACCTCGAATGCCGCGAAATATCCGAGTGAGAAGACACGCAATACCCGTGACAATCTGATCCTCGTCGCCGTCAAGCTCGGCCTCGACAGGCGCGATATTCCCGGCATCCTCAATCTTTTCGCGCCCGTCCGCCTGGCCGAGAGTGGTGGGTTCGGCTGGCAAGGCAAACGCTCCAACAGCGGCGACTATGTCGAACTGCGTGCCGAGATGGACATGCTGGTCGGCTTTTCCACCTGCCCGCATCCGCTCGATCCCGATCCCACCTATCAGCCGAAGCCTGTCGTCATCACGCGCTACAAGGCGGCAATCCCTGCTGCCGACGATCTCTGCCGCACGGCGACGGCCGAAGCCGCGCGCGGTTTCGAAAACAACACCCTGATGCAGGCCTGA